From the Jilunia laotingensis genome, the window CGATTTCTTTGCGACCGAAGTCAGCAAGTTTAATGTCTGCCACTTTATAAGGCAGAGTAGAGAATAATTCTGTAGACATATTGTAATTTGTTTAAAAATAAAAGTGATGCAAAGATAGAACATTCTGAGTAGTAGGGCAAAAGCAGCCAGACTTTTTTTAAAATAATAACTACAAGGATGAACAGTATTGCGGAATATATTTTATATTTGCAAAGTATTGACAACCGGGATGATAATACCAGTGAAGAAACACGGTCTATATATGGAACATTGCAAACAAAAAACAAGGGAAGAGCTGCTTGAAATTATAGTTGATCTTGAGAAGAAAGTGGAAAGTCTTTCTTCCGAGCTGTCATTGATGAAGGCGAAACGCTTTCGAGACAGGTACGGTACCCGTATTTTGGATGCATTGCCCGATATGCTTACTGTTTTCGATCACGATGCGAACATTGTGGAATTGGCTTCATCTCCTTCTACGAATCATGTGGAAGGCACTTCTTCCGACAGTATTGTAGGTTCTAATGTAAAAGACATTGTGCCCGAAGAGGCTTATGAGAGTGTCAGGCACAATATGGATATAGTGATTGAAACCCATAAAGGGTCAATCGCCAAGCATTCGCTGATGCTGGATGGTGTTCTGCATCATTATGAGAACCGTATCTTCCCGTTGGATGATAATTATCTGCTGTGTATGTGTCGCGATGTGTCCGATCAGGTCAAAATGCAGAAGCGGAATACTCAGCAAAGCAATGAGATTGCCCGTTTGAATTCCCTGATGCATGCTATTTTGAATAATGTTCCTGTCTATCTGTTTGTGAAAGATGCGGGGAATGACTTCCGTTACTTGTATTGGAATGCTGCCGCTGCGGAGTATTCGGGAATATCTGTGGAGCAGGCTGTCGGAAAAACGGATGCGGAGGTATTTCCCAATATCGAGGAGACGATGAAATTCCGTCAGGACGACCTGCAAGTGATGAAGACCGGGAGGCTGGAATATGAAGAGAGGTATACTACCAAAAGAGGAGAGGTACGTTTCGTTAAGACAATAAAAACACTGGTACCTTCTGGTAGCGAACATCCGTATATCATCGGTGTGGCATGGGATGTTACCGATATAAAGCGCACTGAAAGGGAGTTGATTGCCGCACGTGTCAAAGCGGAAGAAGCAGACAAGCTGAAATCTTCGTTTCTCGCTAACATGAGTCATGAAATACGTACCCCTTTGAATGCAATTGTAGGTTTCTCAAAGCTGATCATTGAGTCTGAAAATAGGGAAGAGCAGGATCAGTATGCCGAGATAGTCGAAAAGAATTCCGGCTTGTTATTAAACCTGTTTAATGACATCCTTGATCTTTCGGCATTGGAGGCCGGATCATTGAGGCTTTCCGTTCGTTCCGTCAGATTGAGAGATGTATGCAATCTCTTGTATCATCGTTTCTGCAATTCGGTTAAGCCCGGAGTGAAACTTTATTTGGATGAGATCGATCAGGAATTGTGTGTACAGGGTGATTGGGATCGTATTTCCCAGATATGGATGAATTTATTGAGCAATGCCGTAAAGTTTACCTCCGGTGGTGAGATTCATTACGGATTTGAAAAGAAAGAGGAAATGGTGCAAGGGTACGTCTCCGATACCGGAATAGGTATTCCTGCCGAACGTATTGCCACTATCTTCAGTCGCTTTGGAAAGATAGATGATTTTGTTCAGGGAACCGGACTCGGGTTGACGCTTTGCCGCATGTTGGCAGAGAAGATGGGTGGTCGTATCTGGGTACGTTCGAAAGTCGGCAAAGGCACGACTTTCTACTTTACGTTACCCTGTTCCCTTAAATAATCTCCGTTCCCTGCTCTTTGCACAGTTGCAACCCCAGATCCTTCAGTTTGAATTTCTGAATCTTGCCACTGCCCGTCATTGGGAATTCGTCGATAAAGAAAATGTATTTCGGTATCTTGTATCGGGCTATCTTGTTTTTGCAGAAATCCCGAACATCCGATTCGTGCATTTCGACCCCTTCATGAAGGATGATGAATGCTCCTACGGCTTCACCGTACTTCTTTGACGGGATGCCTGCCACTTGCACATCTTTGATCCCTTCCAGCTTATAAAGAAACTCTTCAATCTCCCGGGGATAAATGTTTTCCCCGCCACGGATGATCATATCTTTGATGCGACCGGTGATCCGGTAGTTCCCATCCTCATCTTTGATGCCGAGATCACCGGAGTGCAGGAAGCCGTTCTGATCGATTACTTCAGCGGTTGCTTGCGGGTTTTTATAATATCCTTTCATGGTGTTGTAGCCGCGGTTACACATTTCTCCCTGTACACCTACGGGGCATTCTTCTCCGGTTTCCGGATCGAGTACTTTGACTTCCGTAAATTCGAAGTCGCGTCCCACCGTGTTGCAACGGACATCAAATGAATCTTCAATGCGTGTGGCGGTCATGCCGGGAGAAGCCTCTGTCAGTCCGTAAACACTGGTTACTTTCATGTACATTTTTTCTTCTACCTGCTTCATCAACTCCACCGGGCAGAGCGAACCTGCCATAATGCCGGTACGGAGGCTTGTCATATCGAATAAGTCGAACATCGGATGATTCAATTCGGCGATGAACATGGTAGGTACGCCATAGAGTGCCGTGCAACGTTCTTTGTGGATGGAGGCGAGTACGACCAACGGATCGAACCGTTCTACCATGACTTGCGTGCAGCCGTGTGTCAGGCAATTCATTGTGGCAAGTACAACGCCAAAACAATGGAATAACGGAACGCAGCAGCACAACTTGTCGTCTGCGGTAAACTTCATATGCTCTCCCGTTAGAAAGCCGTTGTTCGTGATGTTGTGGTGGGTCAGCATTACCCCTTTGGGGAATCCCGTGGTTCCCGATGTATACTGCATATTCGCAACATCGTGGCAGTCTACCTGGCTTTTCAGTTCTTCCAGTTTGTCGTCTTTTACATTGTTTCCCAACAGGAGGATTTCTGCCGTGTTGTACATGCCCCGGTGTTTTTCCGGACCAACGTATATCACGTTCTTCATGTGTGGGAAACGTTTACTCTCCAGATGTCCCCGTTCGCAGGTTTTAAGTTCGGGGAGCATGTTATAGGTCATTTGTACAAAGTCGCTGTCTTTCTCTCCGTTCACGATGCACAGCGTGTGCATGTCGGAGTTCTGGCACAAATATTCCAGTTCTGCCTGTTTATAGTTCGTGTTGACAGTAACGTAGACAGCGCCTATTTTGGCACAGGCATACAGCAATGTCAGCCAATCGGGTACGTTGGCTGCCCATATTCCTACGTGCGTACCTCTCCTTACTCCGATAGCAATCAGTCCCTTGGCCATATCGTCCACGCGATGATTAAATTGTTGCCAGGTAAAACGAAGATTGCGATCGGAATATACTATGTATTCTTTGTCGGGTGTCTTCTCGGCCCAGTGTTCCAGCCACTGGCCGAGAGTTCTGTTGTATAGTTGCATGTGGTATAATTGAGAATTGATTCTTCCTCCCCTAAATTGGTGTATAAATCACCGCCAGTATCTTAGCCGCTTGTCCTTCGTAAGCGTGTACATGGTGGGGAATGATGGAGTCGTAATAAATGCTGTCACCTTCCTCAAGCAGATAAGTGGTCTTACCGTAACTGATTTCCATGACCCCTTCCATAACCATGATGAATTCTTCTCCTTCGTGGGATGAAAGAACGAAGTCATTATCGGTAGTCGGGGCGACATCGATGATAAACGGTTCCATATGGCGGTCTGCTTTCGACTTTGACAGTGAATGATATTCCATATGTTTTCTGGAATGGATGGCGTTGTTCGAAAAGCTGATGGTGTTGGTTGTTTCGGTCTTGCGGCATACCACAGGGCCTGTTTCATCCTGATCATCAAGGAAAGTGCCCAGACGCACTCCCAGTACACGGGCTATTTTGATGAGTGGAGCCAGTGATGGAAGATCGATGTTGCCTTCGATGCGTTCGATTTGTTCTATAGCCAAGCCGGAACGTTGAGCCAGCTCTTCTATTGTAATTGATTTATTCTCGCGGAGTGTTTTTATTTTCTCTCCGACAATTTTGCTTGTATCCATATCGATAGAATTTATTGTCTAAAAGGTTACTATTTAGAAATGGTTGATTTGCAAAAATAGCAAATTCTTTATATGATAACAATTATAGAAGGTAAAAAGTATGCGGCAGCTGATTTTTTAAGTATCCTTTTCTAAGGAAAGGTTTGGAA encodes:
- a CDS encoding PAS domain-containing sensor histidine kinase; this encodes MEHCKQKTREELLEIIVDLEKKVESLSSELSLMKAKRFRDRYGTRILDALPDMLTVFDHDANIVELASSPSTNHVEGTSSDSIVGSNVKDIVPEEAYESVRHNMDIVIETHKGSIAKHSLMLDGVLHHYENRIFPLDDNYLLCMCRDVSDQVKMQKRNTQQSNEIARLNSLMHAILNNVPVYLFVKDAGNDFRYLYWNAAAAEYSGISVEQAVGKTDAEVFPNIEETMKFRQDDLQVMKTGRLEYEERYTTKRGEVRFVKTIKTLVPSGSEHPYIIGVAWDVTDIKRTERELIAARVKAEEADKLKSSFLANMSHEIRTPLNAIVGFSKLIIESENREEQDQYAEIVEKNSGLLLNLFNDILDLSALEAGSLRLSVRSVRLRDVCNLLYHRFCNSVKPGVKLYLDEIDQELCVQGDWDRISQIWMNLLSNAVKFTSGGEIHYGFEKKEEMVQGYVSDTGIGIPAERIATIFSRFGKIDDFVQGTGLGLTLCRMLAEKMGGRIWVRSKVGKGTTFYFTLPCSLK
- a CDS encoding AMP-binding protein; translation: MQLYNRTLGQWLEHWAEKTPDKEYIVYSDRNLRFTWQQFNHRVDDMAKGLIAIGVRRGTHVGIWAANVPDWLTLLYACAKIGAVYVTVNTNYKQAELEYLCQNSDMHTLCIVNGEKDSDFVQMTYNMLPELKTCERGHLESKRFPHMKNVIYVGPEKHRGMYNTAEILLLGNNVKDDKLEELKSQVDCHDVANMQYTSGTTGFPKGVMLTHHNITNNGFLTGEHMKFTADDKLCCCVPLFHCFGVVLATMNCLTHGCTQVMVERFDPLVVLASIHKERCTALYGVPTMFIAELNHPMFDLFDMTSLRTGIMAGSLCPVELMKQVEEKMYMKVTSVYGLTEASPGMTATRIEDSFDVRCNTVGRDFEFTEVKVLDPETGEECPVGVQGEMCNRGYNTMKGYYKNPQATAEVIDQNGFLHSGDLGIKDEDGNYRITGRIKDMIIRGGENIYPREIEEFLYKLEGIKDVQVAGIPSKKYGEAVGAFIILHEGVEMHESDVRDFCKNKIARYKIPKYIFFIDEFPMTGSGKIQKFKLKDLGLQLCKEQGTEII
- a CDS encoding helix-turn-helix domain-containing protein; translation: MDTSKIVGEKIKTLRENKSITIEELAQRSGLAIEQIERIEGNIDLPSLAPLIKIARVLGVRLGTFLDDQDETGPVVCRKTETTNTISFSNNAIHSRKHMEYHSLSKSKADRHMEPFIIDVAPTTDNDFVLSSHEGEEFIMVMEGVMEISYGKTTYLLEEGDSIYYDSIIPHHVHAYEGQAAKILAVIYTPI